TGAGTTCGCCGACATAGGAGAGGGTCGCCCAGTAAATAAAGATATGATCTGGCTTATTAGGGATCATAATCCGCACGTCGATGCCTGACAGAAGGGCGATTTTAAGTGCCTCCATGATACTCTCATCTGTAACAAAATAAGGGCTCTGGATTAAAATGTATTTCTCGGCATTGGTAATCATTCGGATAAAGCCCTGTTTAATGACCTGATTGGGATCATCGGGGCCGCTTGAAACGATCTGGATGCCCGAGCCTTCACAATTTTCCATATAAGGAAAATAGCGGTGTATGTTTTCGGAATTGATATTGAGCTTAGCTTTGTTGCCGCTGGTACGCCAGTCGAGGAAAAAACGCATCTGGAGCTCGTAGGCAGCGTAACCCTCGATCTTCAGATGGGTGTCCCGCCAGTAACCCATTTTTTTCTTAAGGCCCAGATACTCGTCGCCGACGTTAAACCCTCCGATGAAACCGGTTTTGCCGTCAATAATGACAATTTTGCGGTGGTCGCGGTAGTTCAGGCGGAGGTTGACAAAACGAAGCTTAGAGGGGAAGAAAATACCATACTGTCCGCCGGCGGATTCCAGCTCTTTTAGAGCGCTCTTTGGAATGTAGCGGCCACCCATTTCATCAAAGAGAAGCCGGACCTCGACACCCTCCCGGGCTTTTTTGGTAAGAAGCTCCATGAATTTTCGTCCAAGGCCGTCATATTTAATGATATAATATTCAATGTGAATGGTGGAACGGGCATTTTCAATGGCTTCGAGCAGGGCGTCAAATTTTTCGTGTCCGTCGGTATAAATATCGATGCTGTTGTTGTCGGTGTAGAGGGCATGGCTGACATTGAGGTGATACTCGATGTTGTAATGGTATTTTTTGGCAATGGTTTTATTTTTTGCAATCCGCTGGCGGTCTACCAGCGCTTTTTTCTGCCGTCGCAGCAGGAGTTGGTACTGTTCGTTTTCCGGTGTGTTGTAGCGGTAGATTTTTCGTTTGGTCAGATTCTGGGAAAAAAAGAGATAAAAGACAAATCCCAAAACCGGAATGATCCACAGAAACAATAGCCAGGCATAGGTGCTCTGAGGCGTTTTGCGCTCCAAAAAAATGATCGTGAAGCTAAACAGAATGTTAACAATAAACACAAAAACCGAGAAAGGGCTGGCAAGGGTAAAAAAAGAAAAAGTCATATGATTCTCCCGATGGCTGTAATGATACTGAAAGTATACCATATACAGCGGTTTTTACAAGGTGTTAAAAGCGGATAATAAAAGTATTTTAAATCTGGTGCTTTCATTTAAAAAGCAGGTGTTTATTTGTTCTTTTTAGTGGATACCGCAGCCTTAAGCACGGCTTTACAGGACAAAATATTACATTGTGTTATGGTTCTCAATATGTTATGATAGGCATGTTAATACCTATATATACAAGTCAAGGATTTTTACTTGTTAAAAAAATAACAATCCATCAGTTCACGCTTTAAAAAGTCTGTGAAGCAGGCTGAGTGAAATTGAAATTTCAATAAAGGAGGAGCGTATTATGGCTTTTAATATTGCAGTTGCCGGTAAAGGCGGTGTTGGGAAAACAACCTTTACAGGTATGCTGGTTTCATATCTGGTAGAACAGGGCAAGGGACCAATTCTGGCAGTGGATGCTGATTCAAATGCAAACCTGAACGAGGTTTTGGGTGAAGAGGTTGAATTGACTATCGGACATATCAAGGAAGAGGTCAACCATGCGGAAATGGACGGCAATCAGCTGCCGCCGGGAATGACTAAGGGTGATTTTCTGACACTGCGTTTAAACCAGGCTGTTTCTGAAGGAAAAGGCTACGACCTTCTGGTCATGGGCCGAAGCCAGGGCGAAGGCTGTTATTGCTTTGTCAATGGTCTGTTAAAGACCCAGGTTGGCCGTTTATCTGAAAACTATAACTATGTCATCATGGATAACGAGGCGGGAATGGAGCATATCAGCCGCGGAACCATGGGGAGAATGGATATTTTACTGCTAGTTAGCGACTGCTCACGCCGTGGGATTCAAGCGGTTGCACGAATCCGTGATCTGGCAGAGGAACTCAATCTGAGAATCCCGGTCATTAAACTGATTGTAAACCGTGCGCCAAACGGGGAACTCAACGAGGGCACAGCAGAAGAAATTGAAAAACAGGGTCTGGACCTTTTGGGGGTTATCCCGATGGATCAGCAGGTGTTTGAATACGACGCATACGGCAAGCCGCTTGTTACCCTTCCAGAGGATTCAACGGCGCGCAAGGCTGTCCGTGAAATTATTGACAAGCTGGAAATCAAGTAGTTCTGGTTTCTTAAATAAGTGCAATGACAGAAGCCGCCGAAGAGGAGTGGCGGTTTCTGTTTTAAAAATAAGATCATGCATATGACTATTTTGCAAAGGTTAACAGAACAAGGAGGCGTGTATGCATAAAGTAGTGTTTGTCGTTAAGGGGAAACGGCAGGTAGAGTTTTTAGCGGGACAAAGAGAAAATCTCCTGGAAGCAGCGCGGAAAGCCGGAATTATGATCGACACACCGTGTAATGGCAATGGAACCTGCGGAAAATGCAAGGTTCAGATTACAAAGGGCAGGGTGGATGCCCTGTCCCTGACCCGGCTGACGGAAGAAGAAATTGCTGACGGATGGGTGCTGGCCTGCAGCTCAGAAATCATTGAGGATATTGAGGTAAATGTGCCTGATCTGGCTTCTGCGTTCCAGAATGAAATGCAGATTACGGACTTGTCTGAAAATGAAAATAAAAATATCCGCTATGTGCGGAAAAAAATGCTGAAGATGGGGATGACCGATTCCAACCGCCTGTGCTGTGAGATCATTCAGCTGCCAGAGCCTACCAATGACGATAACCTCGCAGATGAGGATCGGTTAAAGCGTTATTTCCGCCAGATATTGGGCTACTCAGATATTCAGGTGAGCCTGGATGTTCTCAGAAAATTCCCGGACGCGTTCAGGGAAAACAGTTTCAAAATAAAAGTTGTCTATCTGAAACGCGGCGATATCGCCGAAATTATGGATGTACGTTCTTGCCTGGAATGTGCCTGTGCCCTTTACGGCGTAGCTTTGGATATCGGTACAACT
The DNA window shown above is from Eubacterium limosum and carries:
- a CDS encoding AAA family ATPase is translated as MAFNIAVAGKGGVGKTTFTGMLVSYLVEQGKGPILAVDADSNANLNEVLGEEVELTIGHIKEEVNHAEMDGNQLPPGMTKGDFLTLRLNQAVSEGKGYDLLVMGRSQGEGCYCFVNGLLKTQVGRLSENYNYVIMDNEAGMEHISRGTMGRMDILLLVSDCSRRGIQAVARIRDLAEELNLRIPVIKLIVNRAPNGELNEGTAEEIEKQGLDLLGVIPMDQQVFEYDAYGKPLVTLPEDSTARKAVREIIDKLEIK
- the cls gene encoding cardiolipin synthase: MTFSFFTLASPFSVFVFIVNILFSFTIIFLERKTPQSTYAWLLFLWIIPVLGFVFYLFFSQNLTKRKIYRYNTPENEQYQLLLRRQKKALVDRQRIAKNKTIAKKYHYNIEYHLNVSHALYTDNNSIDIYTDGHEKFDALLEAIENARSTIHIEYYIIKYDGLGRKFMELLTKKAREGVEVRLLFDEMGGRYIPKSALKELESAGGQYGIFFPSKLRFVNLRLNYRDHRKIVIIDGKTGFIGGFNVGDEYLGLKKKMGYWRDTHLKIEGYAAYELQMRFFLDWRTSGNKAKLNINSENIHRYFPYMENCEGSGIQIVSSGPDDPNQVIKQGFIRMITNAEKYILIQSPYFVTDESIMEALKIALLSGIDVRIMIPNKPDHIFIYWATLSYVGELIKYGARVYIYDNGFLHAKVLVVDDQIAAVGSCNFDIRSFSLNFETNAFIYDPEIAVKLRDIFYRDIEKSIYYDTMAYEKRSRAIKVKESISRLFAPLL